The nucleotide sequence GTCATCTGGTCCTTGTTATCAAGTATAATGGCCTTAAGCTATTGGGCAAGCGGTAACGAGTTAAGTTTGAAGACCTGGCAGATTATCATGGATTTTTTTGTAGTGATATTGTTATCTATCTTTTTCACCCATCAATTAAAAAGAATCATAAATAAATTTATTCCATTTGACGCGCTCAAGCTGAAGCAATTATTTATAGTTATAGGTTTTCTGTTAGCTGCTACCGTTTTATTCTATTCCGCTTATACGATATATAATAAGTTTACATATACTTATATCTATAATAGGATTGACGTTCTAGAACATCCCTCCCAGAGTTTAGAAAACAATTTGATTTTTGCACTGAACTATTTTATTTATTTCGCGATGTGGACAGTATTCTACGTAGCTGTAAAAGGATTAATGGAACTAAATAAAAGCAGAGAAACCAGACTAAAACTTGAATCTAATCTTAAAGAATCGCAATTAAATACACTTAAAGGGCAGATTAATCCACATTTTATGTTTAATAGTTTAAATAATATTCGTGGCTTAATGCTGGAAGATGTTCCAAGGGCTAGAAATATGCTCACACGCCTTTCTGAAACCTTACGCTATTCTTTGACGAAAAGCACTTTAAATTCTATTGCACTAGAAGATGAACTTGATATGGTAAGAAACTTTATTGAAATTTCTAAAATTCAGTTAGAGGATCGTCTTCAATTTGAAGAAAAAATAGATAAAAAATCTTTAAATATACTAATCCCTCCCATGATTATACAGATGCTTATCGAGAATGCTATAAAACATGGAATATCTAGTTTAAAAGAAGGTGGATTAATAGTGCTGTCCACATGCCTAATTGATCACCAGTTACAAATTAAGGTAACCAATACAGGAACACTAAGAACCAGTAAGGATAGTACAGAATTAGGCTTAAAAAACATAAAGCAGCGATTAGCATTACTTTATGGTGAAAAAGCAGACTTCAAATTAGAAGAAATAGAAAATAAAGTGATTGCATCAATTAATATTCCAACAGCATGAAAACTTTAAAAGCAGTTATTGTTGAAGATTCCCGTTTAGCTCGAAATGAGTTAAAAGAACTTCTAACTTCACATAAAGAAATAGAACTTATTGGTGAAGCAGCAAATGTAGATGATGGTTTCAAGTTAATAACAGCAAACAATCCAGATCTACTTTTTCTAGATATTAATATGCCCGAGAAAGATGGTTTTGAATTGTTAGAAATGTTGGATGAAGTACCTTTAACTATTTTCACAACCGCTTTTGATGAATATGCGATCAAATCTTTTGAATATAATGCCTTTGATTATTTATTAAAACCCATTAATCAAAAACGCTTTGCGCAGTCTATAGAAAAAGTTCTCGAGAAAGGATCTAATAGTGAATCTCCAGATCCTAAAAATGAGAATGCTTTAAGTCTTGATAAGCAAATCTTTATAAAGGATGGAGAAAAATGCTGGTTAGTAAAGATTCAGGATATCTTTATGTTTGAAATTGTGGGAAACTACACTCGTGTATTTTTTAAAAACAACAAACCACTTATCTATAAATCTTTAGGCCGAATCGAAGAAAAATTACCAAATGACATTTTTTTTAGAGCAAATAGACAGCAGTTAATCAATATAAATCACGTTAATAAAGTGGTATCCTGGTTTAACGGAAAACTAAAAATTGAAATGAATTCTGGAGACGAAGTTGAAATTTCCAGAAGACAATCTTACTTATTCAAAGAACAACTGAGTTTTTAGAAAAGTCAATCATATAAAATCTTCTATTATAAATCAGAATAGAAAGAAAGTTGAAGCAAGAATAAACGTCTTTTAGCATATCTGTGCATTTGGAATGATCTTCTAGGTAAAGATCACTTTATATATTCACAATGCTATACATTAAATATGAATAGAGCTTTTGCTTATACAAATTGTGAAATACACATTCCAAAAGAACAAATCTTTTAGAAAGAATCGATCTTAGATACCACCAAACAAAAAAGTCGCTGAAAAAATGTCTTCAGTGACTTTTATGAGTATACCTTACATGTGGCGATCTGTTTATGCCTTATTAATCTAAATGTTTATTTATGCAGTTTCAAAAGATCACTTAGCCGGAATAATTGAGAGCCTAATTTGCTTGAATTGTTTGTTGAGATTCAATTTTAAATTGCGCCATGGCTTCACCGGGCACTAACTTATAAATAATTTTATATTCATTTCCTGTAATTTTCCCATTTTTAAATATTGGAAAACTACGTATTAGCTTATTATTTTTTATATCGTATATATCGTTTCCTCTATAATTGCCCTCATCCAGTTTAAAAGAATTATAAGGAAAATTAACCAGTGACATTGATTTCTTATGATTTGTAGTGAAAACTAAAACTTTGGATTTTTTCGTTTTAAAATTCTTTAAAATTATGACTAGCTCTGGATCTTTGTCATTATTGAGATCTGTAGTTTGGGCGCTAACAATATTCATATCAAGGGATTTATAAAAAGTTGAATTATCTTTCGCTAGTCCCATTGGAGTTACTTGTAATATTTTTTTATCATCAATAATTTCAACACTAATCTCAAAATTGATCCCTTCCCGATGTAGATATTTTGAGAATATTCTTGGATCGACTTGAGCCGTATCTAGACTGCCTTTAATATACCTATAGTCCCCTCCAATACTGGCGCCACCAGAGCAAAAATAGGCCAATCCTTCCGATGTTTTAGAAGAGACAAATAATCTATCTCTGGTAAACATAAATTGAATTGGTAAATCTGTTTCAATCGCTACATAAGTACTATCATTCTTTTTTTTTGCCAAACAATGAAGAGTACAGGTTGGTCGCTTAAGATCTGCTCTCGACCGGATTGATAAACTAATCAATTTATCTTCTAAAGAAGTGACTTCAATACCTACCCAATCCTTTCCTTCATTTCTATCTTCATAGTCACTATTAACATAAGTACCGTCAGGATCGAAACTGTTATTATTTGATATTGAGTCTTGATGGTCTATTTGATTGGAATTATTGTTTTTACAATAAACGAAGCAGTTTATAAAAAATAAAAAAAGTAATTTCTTATACATAAGCAGTCATTTAAAATTTATCTCCGATTTCTTTTAACTTTTCGGGAGGATCTAATCTATACCCAATAAAAAATAGTCCATACCAGGAGTCATGCTTTATTTTTCTATCGTAACTATTTTTATAATTGAGAGAATTATACGATACACGAGCTCCCATTAGAAGAGTATCGGTATTAAATCCTAATTGCATGCCACCACCGTATTCTTGAGTAAAGTAGGTATTCACTTCCTTTTCATCAATATTTTCTCCTTTTTGTCTATAATTTTCAATACGCATTCCTAATCCTCCAAAACCATATGGAGAAATATTGAATTTTTCAGCGACTACCCAATTATAGTAATAATTTAAATCCAGGCTTAGATGATAATCTTTTTCTTTGCCTTTAAAATTTTCAAAATCATTTGAAAATTTTGTGTATCCGTAATTGAGCCGAGGTACAAAGCTTCCTGTACTGTATCGTTGCCATTCTCTTTGATATATTAGGTTTTCTAAAGAAAAATCGGGGTTGAGAATATATGCGGTTGATCCACCATAAAATGTTCGCTTTAAATCAGGAAATAATAAATAAGTTTCACTACTGGGTAATCCCTTTAAAAAGTCGCTTGAATTGGCGACATAAAAACCTTTCATGCGTTGATATGTAAATTCCTGTACGAATTGCCCTGGAAATATTCTGAAACTAAGGTCAGAATAACTGCTCTCGCCTTTTTCATCATCACCATGATTTCCGGGTAAAAAATCAGGAGTAAAACTATAGCTTAAACTAAAAATTTTATAATCGAAAAGAAGAGTAAGCCGAAGATCATTATTTAAAGCAAGGTTCAGGTTAGTACCTTCTGCTCCACTGGAGATATAATAATTCTCTAAATGTGAATCGATATTTAATTTGATTTGCATTTTATCTTCATAGGATATAATTGCAGTGCTATCAGTTTCCTGTTCGTTTTGTGCAGTGATGCCTTGAAGACAGCTGCAAAAGATCACAAAGATCAAATTGTAAGTAAGATTATAAGACATAATAACAGACCATGATTAAAGAAATTATAATTAAGTAAGAGAAAAGTAAGCTTAGACTAGTTTTAAATATTAAGCCAAATGCTGTTAATTGAAAAAACTGAAAATAACACCATAGGAATAATATAGTATTGATTATTAATTCGAACCTAGTGATAAGTTTTCTTGCACTAGGCTCTTCGGGGACAGAGTATAAAATACTTAGAAAGGCAATATGGAAAATGATTCGTTGACATGCAGCATAAGTATTCAATACAAAGTGCTCTGGAAAATTATAAGATTGTTTATTAAATATCAACCATGAACTGAATGAAAATATTGGAAGCGTAGCTAGCGTATAATACACATAGTTTCCGTCTAAAATACTAGCAAGCTTTAAATATTTTTCATCCTGGGCTAACTTAGAAGAAGCTTGATAAAATAGATTAATATCGAGATAATGGTAAAGAAAACTATAAATAGTAGAAAGTACTACAAGCATAGAAACTGGCATAAAATACCTGACTCGCTTACCTGCAACATAATCCCTTATTGCATAACCTGGTCGTATAAATAACTCTTTTATAGTGAAGAAAAAACCTGAATCGATATTAAACAAGCCCAATTGCAAGTCGTTGAATATTGAAAAACTGTGGATTCTTTCAATAGAAGACTTTTGACCACAAAGACTACAGTATCTTCCTTCAAAATAAAGATCGCAGTTCTTACACGTAGTCATAAGCATTTCATATTACGCTCAAGCTTTATTATTTATGCTTACTTCCCCAAGGTGTTCTTTTTACCAAGTAGTTTATGGTTCCATTATATGAATCTAAAGAATTACCGAAACCATTACGGCTCACCGAATAGACGTTTCTTCCGGCATCCGAAAATATATTTAGTTCAATTGAAGTATCATAATTTGATACTGTTGATGAGCTGTTTGATGTATATTCAGATCCAGAACTCTTTTCTTTCTTTTTTTCTTTATCCCTTTTGTCCTTATAGGTTGTACTAGAACTTCCATAAGAGCGCGTACCTTCAAAACTTATATTAGCGGTTCCATAAACCACATATTCCACCCCTAGTAACTCTGCTAGCTGCTTCGGCATTAAATTTTTTATCAGGCTAGGGTCCAAATTGTTTTGTAAAAGAAGAGCATTCGTAGTCATTGGATCCTGAACAATAATTTGATTTGTATTTTTCTTAAAAGAATTGATAGTCGCATGTTGTATTTGGTCAGACATTGCTTCACTCATCAATCCTTGATCATTAGAAACCATAGTGAATGGAAGAATAGCAATTTTATTCTTACGTTCCTCAGCCGTAGTAGTAGGTAGATTCGAAATTGAAGTTTTAGGCTGTGCTATAATCTGAGTTCTACCACTGGCAAAAACAATTTTTTGTATATCATCCTTTTTAAATTCGTAAGTGAGATCTTCACCATTATATATAAAATCGATAGACTTGTCGTGAACAGCAGTTACTTTACCATCTTTAGTTTCCCCATTTATCATATAAACCACATCCGTTTTTTCTTGAGCAAGTGCGCTACAGATGCAAAAATTTGATATTAGCAATATTGTTGCTAAAAGTAATTTCAACTGTTTCATATTGTCACAGAGTTAGTTATCCTTTATAAATATAGTTAAATATTTCAAAAATTAACATCTCCAATACAAAAATGATTACGAATTATGTTCAATAAAAGAATATTAAGCTGTTGATAGCTCAAATAATATTACTTTCTAATAATCCATATTTTGAAATATAAATTAGTGTTCACAGAAAATAATATTAATTGCCTTTAATTTTACTGTAAATAGGACTTGAATAACATTGATGGTAATTCGAGCATAAAGGGGAGCAGTACCATTTTTGGCTTTTGATGATTTTGGAATAAAAAGAATTCCAAAGCTTACGGCATTTTTCATAGTGTTTCGTTCTCCAATTAGACAAGAGGCGTGAAAACGAATGTTAAATCAATATGAACAATAAGATACCAAAAAAAAGGTCACCGAATCGGACTCATTTTTAATGATTGCAAATGATATGAAAAACCGTCTAAAACAGAAAACCTTGAAAATCAATAGATTAACAAGGTTTTTTATACCATTTTAATATGGTCTTGGTCGGGGTGGCAGAACGCTTGTAACATTCTGAAACCCTCAGTATTTATAAGGTTTCCCATGGCTTCCAATTCTGGAACTCACGATTAACTCACATTATAATCAGAACATTTTGAAGTCGTATGGTACTTCAAATCAAATATATGAAAATAATCAAAAGGGTAGGTCATCAAATTCTCCTGAATATTGATTTTCATCTAGATTCTCATATTGTTGATTGAGCCATCCCTTTTGTTTTTCTTCTTCATTCAATGTTCTTTTTATTGCACAAACAACGGATTTGCCCCCTTTTAATATTAAATCAATTAATTTCTTAATTATTTCCGATTGGTTTGAATTTTGTTCCGATCCATCCACCTTCAACCACAGCTTTAAATGATGTATAATTAAAATATCTATTCACATTTAAATACGAAATGCATTTTCCACCATTTATACCAATGATTCTCTCATCTTCTTTTAAAACGTCATAATACGAAAGTGGGATATACATTCCATTGCACAATCCTATATCATCAGGATCAAATTCAATTCGAGGACATAATTTTAAGAGAAATGGGTCATCGTTAATTCTAAAATCATCTGAACTATTTTTCCCTTCTGAATTCTTAATTTTGCTTTGAATGGAATACATTCTTTTAACTTCATCCTCAAATTGCGTATTATTTATCAGAAATAAGAAATTATCGCCCTCACGTTCCATAACTTTATATTGAACCAAAATGAAACATTTATAATTCTCGTTATAATAAATCAAATCCGTACCCAAAATTTCTTCTAATGGCATTCGATTTGCTAACAAAACAGTAAGTTTTGTATTTTGATTTTTAAATACTGTTGAAGAATATTGAGTGCTTTTTTTAGCATCAAAACCAGGGAAATTGTTTAAATCATTAATAATCATATTATCCTCTCTGAGTGACATTTTATTTAGACCGTCTAAGTAACTTGATATATCCTCTTCTTCGTTGAAGTCCCATCCAGAGATTTGATTCCGATCAATATCAGCTATACTCATAGCTGTAAGAAGAGCTTCTTTTTGAGTAGCTAGAACTTCCTTTTTATTGATTGATAATTTACTTATTCTCTCCCGTCTTTCAATCAAATATTTTTTCAAATATTCTGCTGAATCAGGATTTAGATCAATAAAGACACTTAAAAAATTATCTGAACTCTTAATTGCAAGCACCCCCCCTTTTTTAAATTGATTTCGAATATATTTTTTATGTCTACTATTACACAATTCTAATATATCTTGTTTTTTTATTGGCTGGTCAACTTTCCTAATATCACGAATATTCAATTTCTGCAAATCAGTACCAGCAGATAATCCTTTTTTTCCTATTCCATAATGGGTAATTACATCATTTTCATTAATTATATAGCAAATTAATTCTACATTACGAGGATAACGAAATTTTACAACTGGCTCAGCAAATTCATTACCAACATAACTTTTTAATAAGTTATACCTAGAATTTCCTAATCTTAAAAAATAACCAGAGGCGTTAATCATTTAATTTATTTTTATCAGTTGTTCTCAACTCAATCTTTTGATTCCTCATATCTAAAATTACACTTTTTTAGCTAAAAAGCGCTATTTGCGATGAACCGTTGATTTATTCATTGCTTATTTTACTAATTTTTAATCTATTAGATAACAGCTTTCTCTAGTTCTAGAAAGGGCAACATAAAGCTTATTCTTTGTTCTATTTGCTAATTTCATAAGATTGTTTTGATTAAACAGTTTAGCTGTATTTTTATTTAAGATTATACAAATATTAATATAATCATCCTCTCCTTTACACTCACACGAATTTTAAATAGGTAATATTGATCAAATTGTGCGCTAATTCAAGATGGGTGTCTGTGGACACAATCTTGATTGCTCCCAACGATCGCAATGAAAAATAGAGATGTTTATGGGGGGAAGCTAGAAAGGTTTCCAAGTTGTTTATCTAGGAACAATCTAGGTGCATTAATACTGATTTAAAACTTCAAAAGACCATCAAGAAGGTAGTATTTTTGCAGAAAATAGTTTATGCATAAATTATGAACTTATTTAAGTCGCTCCAATTCTTCGTCTATATTTTTCTGTAGAGTTGCGTCTTTTATATTTTTTCCGAAGGAATATTTTAAACCTATGGCTATTTCCTGTCCGTCTGCAAAAAACAGGCTGTTGGTATAAATGTTATTGATTTGATAGGTTTCCCCATAATTCATTTGTTGAAAAATGTCATTAAAGTTTAAACTCACTTGCAATTTTTCGAAAAAAGTTCTGGAAAAGGATGCTCCTAAAACAAACATGGAATTTCTTTTATAAATTCCTTCATGTCTGGTAGTCTGTCCCCGAAAGTTAATAGCGAATTGAGTTTTGGGGATTATATCAATCTCATTATGGGAATAATAATAAAAAAAAGGTTTGGCTTTCAATGTCTGAATTCCGGCTGCATCCATTATTTCAGAATATGCAAATAAAAGGGAATTGGTAGAAGTTAAGAATTTATAGGATACGGGTGCCGCAAGTTCCAGGTATATTCCATTTTCCCTTTCCAAATTATTGGGAGACATAATTAAACGCTCCATCGCTTCATTAAAATCGACGCTATAATACACCGGATCTTTTTCGGTATAATAACCCACCTCAAATGACATTTTTTTCCATTGGTAATTCAGGGAAACTTCATCAGTATACGTTGGTCTTAAATTTATGTTCCCTGAGAATTCAAGGAATGGATTAAGATAGGCTCTAATTGAACTGGCATTTGAATAATTGGGTCTTTGAAGGCTTTTTTTGTAATTTATAGACAGTGTATTTTCATTTTCCAGAGTATAATTAAATTGTACTGATGGCAACCAATTGAGGTTATTCCGATCTATAACTAAATTTTGTTCTTGTTCATAATTTCCCTTCACTTGGCTTTCCTCTATTCTTAATCCTATGCGATAGTCCCAATTTTTAAAGTTTCCGGAATGATCGGCATAAGAAGCATAAATGGATTCTTCATAACCATAGTTTTTTGCTTCTGAATTAATATATGTATATGCATTTGCCTTAGCCAATGCCAGGCTGGCTCCTAAAGCAACAGTAAATATCGAACTAGTTTTATTTTCATAATCAATCCGCATACTGCCCCGTTTGATACCAAAATCCTGATCTCTTAAACCTGCAAACTGGTATTCTTGCTGGTTAATACTATTGTAAATTTCCGTTTGTAAATCCTGTCCGTACCAGGAATATTGACCACCCAAAAAGAGGTCTTGATTTTCAGAAAATGATTTACTGAAATTTAATTGGGAAGTCATATAGTTTCTTTCGCCATTATTTTGGGTAAGGGTAAGTATATCTGTACTTTCAAAACCGTCTTTCAAAAACGTTTCTGTTTCAATGGGAAAATCCTCACTCTGCGTCCTGAAATTGATGCTAGTTGATAGTTTGGTGTCTTCATCAAGATCATAGGATACGTTAAGCCCGGAAACGATTTGTGGTCTTGGTGCAGATGTAACCACATTAAAAGCGTAGCTGACCGGTTTATGCGCCCGCTAATTCTAAATCCTGTTCTTTTGAGATCAAAAAGGTAAGGCAGTAAAATTCAAAGTGAACTTATACCTATGAAATGTAGATCGGTCAACGTTTCCAGAATATTGCTAAAGCGAACGTGAGCCAAAAGCAAATATTCCGCTTCAATCCATTAATATTTTTGTTTGCTTTTGGCTTATGTTCAAGACCATTTCGACGAACCGTTTTGACTGCAACATAGTGAAAGGAAATATGGTAAGGACTGGTGGGATAATACCCAAATTTCATTTTTATTAATTTTTCACGAAAAAAAACACCTATTTATAGGGCTTTCCAAAGGTTTTCCTGGAAATTTTGTAAAAAATATTTTATGTTAAAATTATAAGGTATTGAAAATCAGTAAAATAAAAAATAATAACACCGCTCTGCGTGTTATCCTCTTGCTATTCATTTTTTCGATGTTATCTCTCAAATGAATACAGAAGGTCAAAGAGAATTTACTAAAACTAAAACCATAGATAAATTATAAAATTATTTAGATGAATATGGAAAATTCCTTATTAGGCTCTTCCTTAATCATTTTAAATTTTATTTTAACTTATTGGTTATTTGTATACCTAAACGTCTTTGTAAGGATATTAATTTTAATAGTGGTAAACGTTATTTTTAACAAATAAAATAATACAACATAACGTTTTATGACATACATTTATTAAAATCAATGAAATATTATTATTTAACTTAAAACTTTAATTATGAAAAAATCATTTTATTTTTTCATGTTAGTTGCTGTACTACCATTATTTAGTTTTTCAGAAAACCAAATAAATCACTTAGAAATCTTAATGAACAGAGATTTTGATGCAGAAGCTTTAGAAGCATATAATGAAATTTTACCCGTTTTTGGTCAACAGGAAGCGACTGAGACTTACCAAGCCGTACACGCTCAATGTACTCAAGCAGGTGGAGATAGTGAGTTTGAAACTGAAATTGATGGCTAAATTTAGATTTATTTTATTTTTATTTTTTAGTATCAATATGTTTAGTCAAAATGTCGAAGTAATATATAAGGCATCAGCAAAGCATATTGATACTATTGAAAATGTAAGATCAAGCAATATCATTAGAAAAATCACTAATAATATAAATGATATTATGCCTAATATTGATTTTGTTCTAACTAGTAACAATAACTTTTATAATATGACTTATAAAAGGATTATGCCAAATGATCTTCAAAATGAAAATTTTTTTAATCTTTCAATTATAAGGGCGTTAGATGGCGTTTTAATCAATGGGGATTTTGAAAAAGGTATGAGTTATTATGAGTCCAGAAATTTAAAAAAAGTTAGAAGTGTCAATATGGATAACATTGAATGGACTATAACAAAAGAATATAAAAATATAATAGGGTATAAATGTTATAAAGCTATAGGAAGTATAAAAGATCCCGATCAAGAAAATAAGCTTACACCCCCTTCAGTTGCTTGGTTTGCACCAGAAATGAACTTTCGTGGAGGACCTACTGCTTACGCAAATCTACCTGGCTTAATTTTGGAGTTGGAAACTCCTAAAATTATTTTTAAGGCGACGGATTTAAAAATGAAAAGAAATGTAAGCTTAAAAGAACCAAAATATAATTCAGATAATATTTTACCGCATAAAGAATGGCAAATATATTTCGAAAAAATGAATCCAATTCCTAAATCGAATAATTAAAAGAAACTCTACTAATCGTATTTGAAACTAAAACTACTTTTACTTTTTATCTTAAGCTTTTACTTTAATTGTATTAAAGCCCAAACCTACACTGGCACTGTTAAAGACTCCGCCAATGCGCCGCTTCATGGTGCTAACCTTATTGCGATCCCGGATAGTGATGATCTTAATATGGCCTTTTCTATTTCAGATGAGAAAGGGCGATATCGGCTTAACCTGAAAAAAGACAGTAGCTATGTGATCGAGATTAGTTATTTAGGCTATCAAAAAATCATCGATTCTATTATTGCCAGCCGTGATATTCAAAAAGATTATACCATGCACTTCAGTAACGAAAGCCTGGAAGAAGTCCTTATCAAAAAGAAAATGGCGGTGGTGGTAAAAGAAGATACCACCATTTACCGTACCGATGTTTTTAAAACCGGTGAAGAGCGTAAGCTCCGCGAAGTTCTAAACAAGTTACCGGGCGTGGAAGTAGACCGTGAAGGGATCATTACCGTAAATGGTAAAAAGGTGGATAAATTAATGGTCGACGGGAAAACATTTTTCACCGGGGACTCTAAACTTGCCGTAGAAAATATTCCTGCCGATGCCATAGATGAAGTCGAAGTGTTGGATAATTACAGCGAAATCCCGTTTTTAAAAGGTCTGGAAGACAGTGATAAAATGGCGATGAACATTAAACTCTCTGAGGGTAAAAAGAAATTTGCTTTTGGTGATATCGAAGTTGGCGGTGGTGTAGAAGATCGCTATTCCCTGCATCCTACCTTGTTTTATTACAGCCCGAAAACCTCAGTAAATGTTATAGGGGATTTTAATAATACCGGGCAAAAGTCTTTTTCTATGCAGGATTATATCAATTTTGAAGGTGGTTATTTATCACTAATGGATCGGCCTAATGCAAGCAATATTTATAATGATGATTTTGCACAATTTCTACGGAATGAAGATTTTACCTATAACAAAAATGAATTTGGCGCTTTTAACATTGCCCAGGAAATTACGAGTGAACTCGATCTAAATGCTTACAGCATTATCTCCAATAATAAACTAAAAACGCTCGAAGAATACAACATTACCTACATCGATGAA is from Zunongwangia endophytica and encodes:
- a CDS encoding LytR/AlgR family response regulator transcription factor; translation: MKTLKAVIVEDSRLARNELKELLTSHKEIELIGEAANVDDGFKLITANNPDLLFLDINMPEKDGFELLEMLDEVPLTIFTTAFDEYAIKSFEYNAFDYLLKPINQKRFAQSIEKVLEKGSNSESPDPKNENALSLDKQIFIKDGEKCWLVKIQDIFMFEIVGNYTRVFFKNNKPLIYKSLGRIEEKLPNDIFFRANRQQLININHVNKVVSWFNGKLKIEMNSGDEVEISRRQSYLFKEQLSF
- a CDS encoding sensor histidine kinase, with protein sequence MALSYWASGNELSLKTWQIIMDFFVVILLSIFFTHQLKRIINKFIPFDALKLKQLFIVIGFLLAATVLFYSAYTIYNKFTYTYIYNRIDVLEHPSQSLENNLIFALNYFIYFAMWTVFYVAVKGLMELNKSRETRLKLESNLKESQLNTLKGQINPHFMFNSLNNIRGLMLEDVPRARNMLTRLSETLRYSLTKSTLNSIALEDELDMVRNFIEISKIQLEDRLQFEEKIDKKSLNILIPPMIIQMLIENAIKHGISSLKEGGLIVLSTCLIDHQLQIKVTNTGTLRTSKDSTELGLKNIKQRLALLYGEKADFKLEEIENKVIASINIPTA
- a CDS encoding GLPGLI family protein, with the translated sequence MAKFRFILFLFFSINMFSQNVEVIYKASAKHIDTIENVRSSNIIRKITNNINDIMPNIDFVLTSNNNFYNMTYKRIMPNDLQNENFFNLSIIRALDGVLINGDFEKGMSYYESRNLKKVRSVNMDNIEWTITKEYKNIIGYKCYKAIGSIKDPDQENKLTPPSVAWFAPEMNFRGGPTAYANLPGLILELETPKIIFKATDLKMKRNVSLKEPKYNSDNILPHKEWQIYFEKMNPIPKSNN
- a CDS encoding outer membrane beta-barrel family protein, which produces MVTSAPRPQIVSGLNVSYDLDEDTKLSTSINFRTQSEDFPIETETFLKDGFESTDILTLTQNNGERNYMTSQLNFSKSFSENQDLFLGGQYSWYGQDLQTEIYNSINQQEYQFAGLRDQDFGIKRGSMRIDYENKTSSIFTVALGASLALAKANAYTYINSEAKNYGYEESIYASYADHSGNFKNWDYRIGLRIEESQVKGNYEQEQNLVIDRNNLNWLPSVQFNYTLENENTLSINYKKSLQRPNYSNASSIRAYLNPFLEFSGNINLRPTYTDEVSLNYQWKKMSFEVGYYTEKDPVYYSVDFNEAMERLIMSPNNLERENGIYLELAAPVSYKFLTSTNSLLFAYSEIMDAAGIQTLKAKPFFYYYSHNEIDIIPKTQFAINFRGQTTRHEGIYKRNSMFVLGASFSRTFFEKLQVSLNFNDIFQQMNYGETYQINNIYTNSLFFADGQEIAIGLKYSFGKNIKDATLQKNIDEELERLK
- a CDS encoding DUF4421 family protein; this translates as MSYNLTYNLIFVIFCSCLQGITAQNEQETDSTAIISYEDKMQIKLNIDSHLENYYISSGAEGTNLNLALNNDLRLTLLFDYKIFSLSYSFTPDFLPGNHGDDEKGESSYSDLSFRIFPGQFVQEFTYQRMKGFYVANSSDFLKGLPSSETYLLFPDLKRTFYGGSTAYILNPDFSLENLIYQREWQRYSTGSFVPRLNYGYTKFSNDFENFKGKEKDYHLSLDLNYYYNWVVAEKFNISPYGFGGLGMRIENYRQKGENIDEKEVNTYFTQEYGGGMQLGFNTDTLLMGARVSYNSLNYKNSYDRKIKHDSWYGLFFIGYRLDPPEKLKEIGDKF
- a CDS encoding DUF3667 domain-containing protein, which produces MTTCKNCDLYFEGRYCSLCGQKSSIERIHSFSIFNDLQLGLFNIDSGFFFTIKELFIRPGYAIRDYVAGKRVRYFMPVSMLVVLSTIYSFLYHYLDINLFYQASSKLAQDEKYLKLASILDGNYVYYTLATLPIFSFSSWLIFNKQSYNFPEHFVLNTYAACQRIIFHIAFLSILYSVPEEPSARKLITRFELIINTILFLWCYFQFFQLTAFGLIFKTSLSLLFSYLIIISLIMVCYYVL